The proteins below are encoded in one region of bacterium:
- a CDS encoding biopolymer transporter ExbD, translated as MAAVEGATRGQKKRRGRVINDLTPMVDIAFLLVIFFMTTTVFREPQAIEISLPPKGNVPTAQSNVVIIYIDSLNQLKKQLSDEKPTPIEWDSLESYLQQEERKNIERQPNGSQYLAQLKSTPEGTKRDSLDKFIKKSVSKLVVLIDVQQKSLYQYMVKLLDTVQQAGMRRFCIVPHIEEKAKPTRGGGK; from the coding sequence ATGGCAGCTGTTGAAGGGGCAACAAGAGGTCAAAAAAAACGACGGGGACGGGTAATTAATGACTTGACTCCAATGGTTGACATTGCATTTTTGTTAGTAATATTTTTTATGACAACGACGGTTTTCCGTGAACCGCAAGCAATCGAGATTTCATTACCTCCCAAAGGGAATGTTCCTACAGCACAGTCAAACGTTGTGATTATTTATATTGATTCTTTAAATCAGTTAAAAAAACAATTATCCGATGAGAAACCAACTCCCATAGAATGGGATTCGCTTGAAAGTTACCTCCAACAAGAGGAACGAAAAAACATTGAACGTCAGCCGAATGGTTCCCAATATCTTGCCCAGTTAAAATCCACACCTGAAGGGACGAAACGAGATAGTCTTGATAAATTCATAAAGAAAAGTGTATCAAAGTTAGTTGTGTTAATAGATGTCCAACAAAAATCACTTTACCAATATATGGTAAAACTATTAGATACCGTTCAGCAGGCAGGAATGAGGCGTTTTTGTATTGTTCCCCACATTGAAGAGAAAGCAAAGCCTACCAGGGGAGGTGGCAAATAA
- a CDS encoding biopolymer transporter ExbD produces the protein MAITKRPRRSIVTDMTPMVDIGFLLVIFFMCTYNARPPETVGVALPLSHSPFKVPESDVMILTIIPADYALSIADSINPSLLMQTISQYQAPVNEGGLGLRREIAIERAIHELKTPEKYRQTVDESAALTPQQLKARADSLIVWWNLGRGSAQPISLSSLGYVIMNERIKNPRIHLVIKADKNVQSGFILQLMDILQDPNVNMLRFSMMTILQEGSVVFVKAGG, from the coding sequence ATGGCAATTACAAAAAGACCGCGTAGGAGTATTGTTACGGATATGACACCAATGGTAGACATTGGTTTTTTATTGGTGATTTTCTTTATGTGCACTTATAACGCCCGACCACCGGAAACAGTTGGCGTTGCATTGCCTTTATCGCATTCACCGTTCAAGGTTCCCGAGTCAGACGTTATGATTTTGACGATTATACCTGCGGACTATGCTCTTAGCATTGCTGACAGTATAAATCCTTCCCTTCTAATGCAGACAATATCCCAATACCAGGCACCGGTAAACGAAGGGGGGTTAGGGCTTCGAAGAGAAATAGCGATAGAGAGAGCAATACATGAATTAAAAACCCCGGAAAAATATCGGCAGACGGTCGATGAATCGGCGGCTTTAACGCCTCAACAATTAAAAGCACGTGCAGATAGTTTGATTGTCTGGTGGAATCTGGGAAGAGGTTCTGCTCAACCTATTTCACTAAGTTCTTTAGGTTATGTTATAATGAACGAGAGGATAAAAAATCCACGCATTCATCTTGTGATTAAGGCAGACAAGAATGTGCAGTCAGGTTTTATATTACAGCTTATGGATATACTTCAGGACCCAAACGTTAATATGTTAAGATTTAGTATGATGACAATTCTTCAGGAAGGTTCGGTAGTTTTTGTAAAAGCCGGAGGTTAA
- a CDS encoding NADH-quinone oxidoreductase subunit L translates to MKIFKQEEKGLFPLLFTIIAFIGSLFLISPSMSGKYPVIQLKLTDWLNLNFTFDSLAVFMALCSSFIGALIVFYSFGYMKDSTPGRDVPYRHLGEYYSFIALFIGSMLGLIFSTNLLLMYIFWEITTICSWRLIGFYREKQHLANADKAFYITFFGSAMMLIGMEIIYQQFGTLNLTQLRGAPVDNLALLLILLGILSKSAQLPFQIWLPTAGVAPSPVTALLHAAVLVKIGVYAFARIFCWTFHTPIPWSNIVPVIAVIGAFVSACCALVENDMKRILAYSTISQIAYILLGLSLNTTVGITGGLLFILVHGLGKAGLFLCAGVVEHETKEKDIRKLGGMFKTMPIAGISFILCALSIMGIPPFGGFWSKLFIITATVQSGHFIIAGVAIITAILTMVYLIRFFNKVFMGEPTNPSCREKSFPMLFTVMTLGILGLVVGCFVKLPLNLIRTAVEQMK, encoded by the coding sequence GTGAAAATATTTAAACAGGAAGAAAAAGGTCTTTTTCCCTTATTGTTTACAATAATCGCTTTTATAGGCAGCTTATTTTTGATTTCCCCTTCTATGTCCGGTAAATACCCTGTAATACAACTTAAACTCACTGACTGGCTTAATTTGAATTTTACTTTCGATAGTTTAGCGGTTTTTATGGCACTGTGTTCATCTTTTATTGGTGCTTTAATTGTCTTTTATTCTTTCGGTTATATGAAAGATTCCACGCCAGGGCGGGATGTTCCATATCGCCATTTAGGCGAATATTATTCATTTATTGCACTTTTTATTGGTTCAATGTTGGGATTAATTTTTTCCACGAATTTGCTTTTAATGTATATATTCTGGGAAATTACCACAATTTGTTCATGGAGACTAATTGGTTTTTATAGGGAAAAACAACATTTAGCCAACGCCGATAAAGCTTTTTATATTACTTTCTTTGGTTCTGCAATGATGCTTATTGGTATGGAAATAATTTATCAGCAATTCGGCACATTGAATTTAACTCAATTACGAGGAGCGCCTGTTGACAACTTAGCACTTTTACTAATACTTTTGGGTATATTATCAAAATCGGCACAATTGCCTTTCCAGATATGGTTACCTACTGCCGGTGTAGCTCCAAGCCCGGTTACTGCTTTACTTCATGCCGCCGTGTTGGTAAAAATAGGTGTATATGCTTTTGCTCGTATATTCTGCTGGACATTTCATACTCCTATTCCCTGGTCAAACATTGTTCCTGTAATAGCTGTTATTGGCGCTTTTGTATCTGCGTGCTGTGCGTTAGTTGAAAATGATATGAAACGCATTCTGGCGTATTCTACCATTAGCCAGATTGCTTATATTCTTTTGGGACTGTCTCTTAATACTACCGTTGGTATCACTGGTGGATTATTGTTCATACTTGTTCATGGTTTAGGAAAAGCGGGATTGTTTTTATGTGCCGGTGTTGTAGAACATGAAACAAAAGAAAAAGATATTCGTAAGTTGGGCGGGATGTTTAAAACTATGCCTATTGCAGGCATATCTTTTATTCTTTGTGCTTTATCTATTATGGGAATCCCTCCGTTTGGCGGTTTCTGGAGCAAGCTTTTTATTATTACTGCTACGGTTCAGTCCGGACATTTTATTATTGCAGGGGTAGCTATAATTACTGCCATATTAACTATGGTGTATCTGATACGTTTCTTTAATAAAGTTTTTATGGGCGAGCCTACTAATCCGTCTTGTAGGGAGAAGTCTTTTCCTATGCTCTTTACGGTAATGACACTTGGGATACTTGGCCTTGTAGTTGGATGTTTTGTGAAATTACCGTTAAATCTTATCCGGACAGCAGTCGAGCAAATGAAGTAA
- a CDS encoding TonB family protein, whose translation MNLGKRVIKMTYAQLGPPPSITGDESTPQTTVNRPSVPIVGTPKPVLDAEATQETAPTQQDIAGNTSAQDTGRGDGIPDINAFVPCEVQPKRISTGNVKYPEAAKAVDVSGTVFIKVLIDLDGTVMKVVVLRGVHPLLDSAAVQSAYNTKFSAALQNGKPVRVWMMWPVRFNLDEQ comes from the coding sequence ATGAATTTAGGTAAAAGGGTAATAAAAATGACTTATGCACAATTAGGTCCGCCACCTTCGATTACCGGGGATGAGAGCACTCCCCAGACAACGGTAAATAGACCGAGCGTGCCAATCGTAGGAACTCCAAAACCGGTTCTTGATGCGGAAGCAACCCAAGAAACTGCGCCAACCCAACAAGACATCGCAGGTAATACTTCTGCCCAGGATACAGGCAGAGGAGATGGAATCCCGGATATAAATGCTTTCGTTCCATGTGAAGTTCAACCTAAACGAATTTCTACGGGCAATGTTAAATATCCGGAAGCTGCTAAAGCTGTTGATGTAAGCGGAACAGTTTTCATTAAAGTTTTGATTGACCTGGATGGAACTGTTATGAAAGTAGTGGTTCTTAGAGGTGTGCATCCACTCCTTGATAGTGCTGCAGTCCAGAGTGCATATAATACTAAATTTAGTGCCGCACTGCAAAACGGTAAACCGGTAAGGGTTTGGATGATGTGGCCCGTTCGTTTTAACCTTGACGAACAGTAG